From Lolium perenne isolate Kyuss_39 chromosome 5, Kyuss_2.0, whole genome shotgun sequence, a single genomic window includes:
- the LOC127302132 gene encoding cinnamoyl-CoA reductase 1: MEITFVTLRTSQTRRRMGSVAATCVSAPPLHVPLFLSALIQKSKKLMSPCFGADLFIGMRLGCYLLPQLSTVGHISLISLRGSQSRGRGWARRGDMAPPRRVCVTGGGGFIASWLVKLLLSRGYAVHATLRDPCDPKNVHLKQLDRASDNLHLFKADVLDCETLTRAFEGCEGVFHLATPVPEDKIIDPEAEVMAPAVKGTSNVLKVCLAMKVQKVIVLSSTAAVDFNPNWPQGRLKDESCWSDKEFCKENEDWYSVAKIVAEQASREYAEKNGLTVVTLCPPLVFGPLLQPMVNTSSKFLIYVIKGGPDVMNNKLWHMVDVRDVADALLLVYEKAQSSGRYICAPNNIFTKDLVDLLKKMYPKYSYVNNIIDVEHKAPITSQKLRDLGWEPRKLKETLWDSVQCYEKAGLMQDSAGRPFRLPHLFRLAGDQ; this comes from the exons ATGGAGATTACGTTCGTAACCCTGAGGACTTCGCAGACCAGGCGGAggatgggatcggtggcggcgaCGTGCGTCTCCGCTCCGCCGCTCCACGTGCCTCTGTTCCTTTCTGCGCTGATCCAGAAGAGTAAAAAACTAATGTCTCCGTGTTTTGGTGCGGATTTGTTTATCGGAATGCGCCTTGGATGCTATCTACTACCCCAACTTTCTACAGTTGGCCACATCTCTCTGATCTCACTTCGCGGATCACAAAGCCGTGGGCGGGGGTGGGCGAGGAGGGGAGATATGGCACCGCCGCGGCGCGTGTGCGTGACCGGCGGCGGCGGGTTCATCGCCTCGTGGCTCGTCAAGCTGCTACTCTCGCGCGGTTACGCCGTCCACGCCACCCTCCGCGATCCAT GTGATCCCAAGAACGTCCACCTCAAGCAGCTGGACAGGGCATCGGACAATCTTCACCTGTTCAAGGCTGACGTGCTAGACTGCGAGACGCTAACACGTGCGTTCGAGGGATGCGAGGGGGTCTTCCACCTCGCCACTCCGGTGCCCGAAGATAAGATTATTGATCCTGAGGCAG AAGTAATGGCTCCGGCAGTTAAGGGCACTTCAAATGTGCTAAAGGTTTGCTTGGCTATGAAGGTTCAGAAAGTCATCGTATTGTCCTCCACTGCTGCTGTTGATTTTAACCCGAATTGGCCTCAAGGTAGACTCAAAGATGAGAGTTGCTGGTCGGACAAAGAGTTCTGCAAGGAGAATGAG GACTGGTATTCTGTTGCCAAGATTGTGGCTGAACAGGCATCCCGTGAATATGCAGAGAAAAATGGATTGACCGTGGTTACACTTTGCCCTCCTTTAGTTTTTGGACCATTATTACAACCTATGGTGAATACCAGTAGCAAATTCTTAATCTATGTTATAAAAG GAGGTCCTGACGTGATGAACAACAAGCTGTGGCACATGGTAGACGTGCGTGATGTGGCCGATGCCTTACTGCTTGTGTACGAGAAGGCGCAATCATCCGGGAGATATATATGCGCACCTAATAACATCTTCACGAAGGATTTGGTGGACCTGCTGAAGAAGATGTACCCAAAGTACAGCTATGTGAACAA CATCATCGATGTGGAACACAAAGCGCCGATAACATCGCAGAAGCTGAGGGATCTGGGCTGGGAGCCGCGGAAGCTCAAAGAGACGCTCTGGGACAGCGTGCAATGCTACGAGAAGGCCGGCCTTATGCAGGATTCAGCTGGGCGTCCCTTCCGACTTCCCCATCTCTTCCGTTTGGCTGGCGATCAGTGA
- the LOC127302133 gene encoding cinnamoyl-CoA reductase 1: MESPPRVCVTGGGSYIASWLVKLLLSRGYGVNTTVRNPCDPKNACLAQLEGAPENLRLFKADMLDYDTVVAAFAGCVGVFHVATPVPEQKMVDPQKEMMDPTVKGTVNVLKACSATNVKKLVLVSSAASLCFNPDWPEDKIKDESCWSDKEFCTENENWYSLAKTEAEEISLEYGQKNGLHVATFCPGLVFGPLLQHVALNTSSKVLLYIIRGGPDTMNNNFWPIVDVRDVADALFLIYNKAGPSERYICSLDQMDLKDLLRTLKSMYPNYSYADKMVDVGCKAAMTSDKLKNLGWRPMKLEEMLADSVESYEKAGLLQVSDGEPCRLPFFYRMPPVQE; this comes from the exons ATGGAGTCGCCGCCGCGCGTGTGCGTCACCGGAGGTGGCAGCTACATCGCCTCCTGGCTTGTCAAGCTGCTCCTCTCCCGCGGCTACGGCGTCAACACCACCGTCCGCAACCCCT GTGACCCCAAGAACGCGTGCCTGGCACAACTGGAGGGAGCCCCGGAGAACCTGCGGCTCTTCAAGGCAGACATGCTCGACTACGACACGGTGGTGGCCGCGTTCGCTGGCTGTGTGGGCGTCTTCCATGTTGCCACTCCTGTGCCCGAACAAAAGATGGTTGATCCCCAG AAAGAGATGATGGATCCGACTGTCAAGGGCACCGTGAATGTGCTCAAGGCCTGCTCAGCTACCAACGTTAAGAAACTCGTTCTGGTTTCGTCCGCAGCCTCTCTTTGCTTTAACCCAGATTGGCCTGAAGATAAAATCAAAGATGAGAGCTGCTGGTCAGACAAAGAGTTCTGCACAGAAAATGAG AACTGGTATTCTCTGGCCAAGACCGAAGCTGAAGAGATATCACTGGAATACGGACAGAAGAACGGGTTGCACGTCGCCACATTCTGTCCCGGTCTGGTCTTCGGCCCTCTGTTGCAGCATGTGGCGCTCAATACCAGCAGCAAGGTTCTCCTCTACATCATAAGAG GCGGACCTGACACAATGAACAACAACTTCTGGCCCATAGTCGACGTTCGTGATGTCGCAGACGCATTATTCCTGATATACAACAAAGCAGGGCCATCCGAGAGATACATATGCTCATTAGACCAAATGGACTTAAAAGATCTGCTGCGAACCTTGAAGAGCATGTACCCTAACTACAGTTATGCAGATAA GATGGTTGATGTGGGTTGTAAGGCTGCAATGACTTCGGATAAACTGAAGAATCTAGGGTGGAGACCAATGAAGCTAGAGGAAATGCTCGCAGATAGCGTGGAGTCCTATGAAAAGGCTGGCCTCCTTCAGGTTTCGGATGGTGAGCCTTGCCGGCTTCCATTCTTCTATCGTATGCCGCCGGTCCAGGAATGA